CCGCAGCGCCGAGCCTGACGACGCCGGTGACGACGCTTTGTCGCGTGTCATGCGCACCGAGGAAGAGCGCGCCGTTGATGCTGACGAGGTGTGGGACCGGGCGCTGCACGCCAAGCGCCCCAACCCCATCGGCAGGCCCCGCCCCGACGCGCGGCACGACCCGGCGGCAATCGATGCGCTGCGCCAACTTGGCGGCAGCCCTCAGGACCTGACGGGCTAATTAACAACTCGTCAGTGCCACTTTTGGTAGTAGGTCGCCGGTGATTTCAGGCTTTAGCGGGTAGGGCCGCAACTCAGCGCCCCAACGAGGGGGCCGACCTACCATCGGCACACCAGTGCGCTGTCGGCCCCTGGCGGCGTGGGGAGTCGGAACACTCGCTCGACCTGAGCTAGAGCTTCCCGAATCGCGGATTCGCACTCATCAGACGTCGGTTCCCAGCCTCTGTGGACAGCCTTATTGCGCTTGTTGACCAAATCGTCCGTGAAGCTTCTCGGCAGCCCTTGGCCGAGCTTCTCCAATAGAGCGGTCTTTGCTCCCAGCATCGGTCTATTCCCCAGCAGAGAGCGCTGGCCGGTGAGGGCAACTTCCATATGATGTGGCAACGACCCGGGCGACGATCGGCACCCTAAGGTACACACACGAACCGCGACCTGCGGAGAGCTATGACCCAATGGATTCCTGGTTGCCGCTGAACACGTTCGCCGCTTCCGCACTCGCGGCGGACCGTGCAGGGGGCGCATCAGCTGTTCGTCGACCTCGTTGAGGTCGACCCGGATCGTGCGCCGCGAACTGCCCATCCGGTAACGGGTCAACTCGCCGTCAGTGATCAAGCGCCGCACCGTTTTCGGGCTGGCCTGAAGGTACTCGGCGGTCTCGGCAACGGTGATGTAGCGACGCTTCACGGTGGCTCCCAGATGCGGATGCGACCTAGCTGCAACAGCGAGTCCCGGTTGATACGGATAGCCCTTCCAGAGCCGATACGCCGGGCGTCGAGTTGCTCATGGGCGATGAGCTGGTGGATGAGGTGGCTGCTGACCTGGTAGTAGTTCGCGGCCTGCGTGAGCGTCACCCAACGCGGCACCACTTCTGCAGCGACATCGGGTTGACCGCACAGCCGAAGTAACGATCCCCGTTCGACGCGGATCAGCCGACCCCACGGCGTAGCCCCGCCCCGGACGCCGATTCGACGGACATCCAACTTCGGCAGCAGGCGCTGGTAAGCCTCAGCGCGGTCGACACCGCAGTGCTCTGCCACCTGCGCGACGGTAAGCCATGGAGGAAGTACGGTCACGGCTCGCGAATCTTGTCGAGGCACTCAGGGCACAGCGCCGCTGCAGAATCCTTCGGTTGACCGCAGGTCTGACAAATGAGTTTTCGCCGCTGCCGTGCCGCCGCCGACTTGAGCGCCATCCGTTGCATGTGGGCCTTGCGCGCCCACTCGGCACGCTTTGCGCGCTCCTGGGCGTCAATTCCCCTGGGGGCCACGTCGCGCTCGAATCGCTCCAACGCTGCTTTCCTAGCTGGCCAAGTCCGTGCCGCCCTGTCCGGTGTCCTGGCCCAGGACTCATATGCACCGATCCGTCCGCGCATGCTCCGCGCCTTCCGCGCTGTCGTCCGGCTCCCACCGGCGAGACGTTAATCGCCCCGCGCGGAAAGAACATTTGAACTCAGAGCTGACAACTTTGTTGGTGACGGCAGAAGAACTTGCTCTGCGTCCAATCCTAGGGCTTGCCCGAGTTCTAGCTACTCGCCCAGGAGCTGGGCTGCTTCTACACCAAGCGCATCGGCGATGTCGAATAGGCGTTCGTACAGCAGGCCGCGTCGTCCCAGCTCCACGTCGATCAAGACATTCCTCGTGACGCCGGACCGCAAAGCGAGGGTTTCTTGCGTGAGGTTCCTCTCGGCGCGAAGCTTTCGGATTCTGCCCCCAACTTGGCGACGACGGAGTTCCCATGCTGCGACCCGGTCGGGATCATTCTGACTCGGGCGAGTGGGCACGGGTCCTAGTAATCGGCCAAAACCGATCGGGTGTCTGCCCTACTAGTAGTACACTGATCAGGCCTGCGCTGGCACTTGGACAATCCAACCGATCAGGAACAACCGCTGGACGGAAATGCACACCGGAGGTCGGGACGCGATTTTGCACCGAAGGAGGAACGACCTTGAGACTTCGTCTGTATTCGCTTGCACTCCTCGCGAGTGCATTGTTCGGTGCGTGGGTCAACCCGGCATTGGCAACCGCTAATTCTGGTTGTCCGGTCAACTACTCTTACGACCCTGCGACGAAGATGTGTCAGCCTATCTACAGTCGCCCTGTCCCTGGGTCGGGCTGCAACCCCTATACGCCCGACGGCTTCTTGGGGTGCTACGGCAGCGACTGGGAGTGAGCGTGAGCCCAGACCCCTTGACCGTCTTTAGGATTGACTCAAACGACGACGCTCGGCGCGGTGTAACTGCCTACCAGGATGTTGCGTCTGCCGAGATCGTTGAATGAGCGGCGGCGTCGAGGATGTCGACCTCAAGTCGCCTACGTTCTATTGGAACGTGGCCTGCGAGATGGCCCGATGGCTGCGCAGCGAAGGCAATGTGCCGCCCCCGATGAACCTTGAAGGTCCAATCATGCAGCAGGGTGAGCAGGGCCGGATTGCCGTTCCGCACGTGCGCTATGACCGGCTGTACGGTGGCAGTGGCCGCTACCGCACTATCAACCCCTTCGTGGCGGGATCGACAGGGTTCGTCGTGGGGGCTTGGGGCGCTGCACTTCTGGCGAATCAGTACGCGAAGGAAAAGGCGCAGCAGAACGCCCAAGTGCGGTGGCGAGACGAAGCGACAGCCGTCGTCTACATCACCTCACAGCGCGTAATCACTGCTCTCCCGGAACGGACCCTTGACTTCGCTTTATCGCGAGTCAGTGCGTTCCACGTCGATTTCGACAACTGGAACACCATGTTGGAGTTCACCGGCGACGTAGCGCCACTGCGTCTCACCGGCCCACCCGCGCCCGTGTTGGCCTTGTGGATTGCCTACGGGCTCTTCGGTTCCGGCTGGCAGAAGGATTCGCGGTTCGACCGGCTCGGCCCACTAGAAGATCAGAGATGAGGATTGTGAGCGAACCCAAGCAACCCCCACAGCCTGGCGAGCCAAGTCGCGGCGGAACCCCAGGGTGGTATCCGGACCCCGACGGATCGCCTCGGCAGCGGTTCTGGGACGGCCAACAATGGACCGGCTACAGGCCGCCGCCAGGGGGAGACCCCTTCGTCCAATTCTGGCAACGTATGAGCAGCACGTCGAAGGCGGTAATCGCGGGCGTCGTGGGCATCGTGCTGCTGATCGTCGTGATTCTTGTCATTCAGTCCGAGCCGTGGCACAGCCAAAGGTACAAGGATTGCAGGGCGGCAGCTGACCGCGAGGGGTACAGGGGAGCGCAGCGCGACTCGGCCATCAAATTTTGCGTCGACACGGGCAACTTATAGGCGGTATGGCGTGAACCGAGGGGTGGATCAGGTCGGCACAAAAGCGCGGCTACCGCGATGTTTCTCCTTGCTGCTCTGCGCCGTGGCTAGTGCGGCGACGGTGTCGGTGTCGGCGTGCGCCGGGTCATCGAGTCATTCGTCCGCTGAGACGTCTAGCGGTCCGAGTAGCTCATATCAACAGGGCTACAACGACGGAGCGAACTGGGCTCGGAAGAACTACGTTCAGCAGCCAGGATCCCAATCTGGGTTGCCCGACTACGTCGTCAACGATTGGTGCCGAATGTTCCTGTCCCGCTATCAAAATGGCCTCAACAGCCCGATGCCCGCCAGTGCGGGTGACTACATGCAGGGCTGCCACGACGGGTTCGGCGTCTTACGGAAGAACTGATTTTCGAGGCCGATTGATCGGCCTTGAGTCGTGCAGAAGGCCGCGACAGAATTTTCAGCTTGGCCGAGACGCGGGTCAGTTCGGGCTCGATCGGCGACCTCCCGGGGTGTTGGAGTACCTCTCGGGGATCGATACAAGTCCCCGGCACCTCGGTACTATCCGCCTATGCCGTTGACGAACGGTGAGACCTTCGCCGGATACAAAATCGTCCGCCTGCTGGGCTCCGGGGGCATGGGCGAGGTGTATCTGGCTCAGCATCCTCGGCTTCCTCGCCGGGACGCATTGAAGGTTCTTCGACCAGACGTCTCTAGCAACCCGTCGTTTCGAGAGCGATTTATTCGTGAAGCTGATTTGGCTTCCGGGCTACGCCACCCACACATCGTCGGCGTCCATGACCGAGGCGAGCATGAGGGCCAGCTGTGGATTGCGATGGACTATATCGAAGGCACTGACGCGAATCACCTTTTGGAGCAACGCTATTCGGCAGGCATGCCAATCGACCTAGCTGAAATGGTCGTTACCGCCGTCGCCCGTGCGCTCGACTACGCCCACAAGAAAGGGGTACTGCACCGCGACGTCAAGCCGGGCAACATCATGGTCGCTAACCTCGACACCGATGACCCAGGCATTTTGCTCGCCGACTTCGGCATCGCCCGACCTCTCGATGACACCGGCGGACTTACGACCACCAATATAACGGTCGGCACCGTCGCCTACGCAGCACCAGAACAACTCATGGGCGAAGCCATGGACGGGCGAGCCGACGAATATGCGCTGGCTGCAACCACTTACCACCTGCTGACCGGCGCGCAACTGTTTCCGCACTCAAACCCCGCTGTCGTCATCAGCCGTCACCTGAACTCAACCCCGCCCAAGCTAAGGCACCACTGCCCCGACTCTGCACGCTTCGACGACGTACTTCAAATAGCATTGGCCAAGAACCCCGCAGACCGATTCCCATCCTGCTCGGCGTTCGCGAAGGCCCTGCGTGATGAGTCACCGGGATCGGGAGCCGCGTCAGCAATCGCTACGAGACCAACTGCCGAATCACCTGCCGTCGGATCTCGGCATGCCTGGACGATCCCGGCCAGTATCGCCGCGATCATTCTGTTGATCGCCGTCCTCGCCTTAGCGTTCCGGCCCTGGGAAAGCCAACAATCCAACTCGGCTGGTACTACCACGCCTGTTCCGACGACGCCGACCACGACAAGTGTTGCTCCGCCTCCGCCGCCTCCGATGGCTGTCCCCACTTCGGCAGCGCCCGCTCCGACGGTGACGGTGACCGCGGATCGCCCGAAGCCGAAAGGGGACCAGGCGGCCTTTCTCGCACAGGCGCGCACCCTGCCGTCCGCCGTTCTGGTGTCGAGGTATTCGGACTGTTCGAATGCGCCGACTGCGGCGGCATGCGCCACCGACGACAACGTGCTGGCCCTGGGTGCTCAGGCGTGCCGGGCGATGGACCGCTACCCAAATGACAGCGTGGCGGCGACCAGGGTGGTTTATCCCAACTATCCTTCTGGATCTTCCTACGACCAGGCGCTGCTGATGATCTACGCCGCCGACTACCTGTGCCGCGAGCACGCGAACATGTGGGCGCAATTCTGAATAATCACCGACGCACAGATCGAGGCAAATGAGGTCGGCGTGTAATAGATGGACGCCGTCTAGCATGGTCACTTCAAGCGGACCGATGGCGCAAGACGGTTACTTAGGCTCAGCCGAGTCTATTGCGACGCAATGAAGGTCGGCGTTTATAGCTCTTTGGGTGGCGGTGTACGAACGGTCTGCCTACGGCTATTCCGCGCTTGGCGGACGCACCAACACAGTGTTGGCCGGGTCGGCCTGTTCGGAGCACGCAAGCATCGGTAGGTCGGCACCTTCCAACCCTGCTAGTTCGAGTGCAGACTGCGCTCGAAGGTGCGATGAGCGGATTGACTGCCCGTCAGCGATTGAAGCGTAGAGGTGGGCGGCGTAGTTAATGGCATCGCTGTCGTCGATGCTGTCGGCCATACCGATAGCGAACGGGACGACTTGGGCGACCAGCTCGTCGATCTGCGCGGCTGAATTGCACGCATTCAAGACGACTAGTACCGGGGGACCATCGGTTGCGCGCATCGCGCGCATGAAAGCTCTCGCCGTGACGATGACTCCTTCGTGCGGCTCGTCGCGTTCATCCTCGAAGACGATCAGAGACTGGTTGCTATGGCCGGAGAAATGTAGGACGTGTGGGCGGAACCCGGAGAGTCCGTCAAGGAGGTCATTAGCTGTCGCTGCCGGGCGAGCGTCGATTTCAATAAGGTCGCGGTGGAGCGCCGATTGCACGGCGGCGCGAATCCGCTTCTGCTCGCGTCCAACTCGAAGATCTCCCTCAGATGATGCGCCCAGTATCAGGACACGAAGCTTCTCTGGCAACGGTGTCCGCATCTGATGAACTACGTGCTGAACCGCCGACTCGACCCGACGAATCCGGGATTCGATCGCCGCGCCGTCGGGAGGCGACTTTTGAACTCGTCGTTGCTCGTCACGCTTGCGCTGGCGCTCAGCAGCGTCAGCCTCCGACCGTTGAGCGCGGCTGAGCTTCGAGCTGGCAGCAATTTCGTCCTTGGCGTAACCCGCCGCTCGGTCCTGCCATCGGGACGCCTCTCTGCCCGCTGAGGCGGCTTTTTCCTCAGCGCGTTCTGCCTCACGCAACTTACTTCGAACAGTCGACTCGCTCTTGGTCTTAGTTGCGGCGTGCCTCGCCTTCGCCGCCTCAGCGCGGCACTTGGATTCCTTGTTTCGGTATTCGCCAGCTTTCTTCTCTGCGTCTGCTCTCTGTCCCCGTTTGCGCTCCACGTCGCGCTGATACTGGCTTGCACTCATTCCAACTCCCAGGATTTAGGCAGCGATGCCTCGCTGTTTCAACGCACGGCCCCGAAGCTACCGGGCACCCCCGACGGCCCACCCCATGACGCACCCGCGTGGCGAGGCTGCTCACACGCAGGAAGGCAGTGCGTCTCGAAAACGATCCTCTCTTTCGAAATGGCCAAAGACATCTGCCGACATACGATGGCTGAGGGTGTTGGAGGCAACCGGGGAACGGGTGTCGTGAACGGAGCGAGGCCAGGCGCAGTGGTTCCGCCGCCGTGAGGGGATGCGATTGATGGACGACGTTCGTGGCAAGTGGCCACACGACTACTTCGACAGCGCGCCCAACTGGACCGACACGCTGCCCGATTACCGAAGGCTGGCCCGCGAGATCGGACAAGAGATCGCCGCCACGAGGCCGCCGAATGTCCTGACGCACAATGGTCGGGCGTTCTGGAAGCTCACCGAGGCCGACAGTGGAGAACTCACCTGGCTCGCATTCACCCGGCCTGATGCGCGGTCGGCACTCGCCCGGCGCAAGGTCTGGACTCTCATCCCGCACCTGCAGGACTTTGTGGCGAACTGGTTCGTGAGCGTCGACCACGAACTGACCGAACAGAACCAGTGGATACACACCAACATCGACGTTTACGAGGCACGAGAACTGGCGCTGCTGGTGCCGCAGCCGACTGCCGAGGATATAAAGCGGATCACCCGACCTGAAGCGGTGCTGACCCTCGATGGCATCGACCGGCACAAAGTGACGACCGTACTGGGAAAGGGAACTGCTCAAGCGATGAGGACTCGACGATGACTCACCCGAACAAACAGGGATTCTGGGAGTGGGCGTACGGCGACCTGCTGTCTAACACCAATCGCGGCGTGCTGGCCGAGTACATCGTGGCTACAGCACTCGGCATTCACGACACGCAGCGCGTGGAATGGGACCGGTACGACCTTGTCATCGGTGATATCGGTGTCGAGGTGAAGTCGGCTGCGTACGTGCAGACGTGGAAGCAAACCCAGCTATCAAAGATCGTGTTCGGCGTCCGCCCCGCAATGGGCTGGGACGCCCGCACCGACACCTTCGCGGAGAGTGTGGGGCGAAGCGCCGACGTGTACGTCTTCTGTCTGCTCGAAGGTGAGGACCGTGATGCCATCAACCCGCTCGATGTCGCACAATGGACCTTCTATGTGCTGCCTACCAGCAAACTCCCCGAGCAGAAGACGATTGGGCTCGGACCGTTGAGAGCCCTCAGTCCGTGTGAATGTGCCTACGAAGGACTCAAGACCGCCATTCACAAGGCAGCAGCGGAGAATCGCGGCCTCTAGAGCGTCGTCCGCCGTCGCATCGACGCCCACTGGGACGCGGTGCCGCCGTTGCGGGCGGCGGCGTGACTCGGCCCGAAGGCGACAAAATGCCGCTATCCCCGTGTCTCGAAAACGATGGGTTGATGCGACTGAGACGGCACCGCCTCGCCACGGCTGCGTCCTGGTTCGATGTCTGGATGCTCTGTCTTGAAAACTCGTCTCATAACCATTATTCTCAAAACCTGTAGACTGACGGGATTCTGGACAGGAGCGGGCTTGGCCATCATTGGGTACGCGCGAGTTAGCACGAGCGATCAGAATCCGAAGCTCCAACTCGACGCACTCAAACAAGCCGGTGCTGTGCGCATCTTCACCGACCACGGCGTGAGTGGGGCGAAGGCTAGCCGCCCGCAGCTCGACGCCTGCGTGGACCACCTCCGCGAGGGCGACGTCCTCACCGTCTGGAAGCTCGACCGCCTCGGGCGCAACACCCAGAATGTTCTCAACATCGTCGACGATCTGATGTCTCGCGGGATTGGGTTCCGGAGCCTGACCGAGGGGCTCCACACCGACGGCCCGATGGGCAAAGCCATGCTCACCATCATGGCCGCCTTCGCGCAGCTTGAGCGAGACACCATGATCGAGCGCACCCGCGCCGGACTCGCGGCGGCTGCGGCCAACGGGCGCAAGGGAGGACGCCCCCGCAAGGTTGACGACGCTGCTGCCGCCAAGGCGCGCAACCTGCGCGATAAGGGCATCAACGCCAATGACATCGCCAAAATGTTGGGAGTCTCGCGTGCCACGGTGTACCGCTACTTCGGCGAAGTGCCGCTTTCGTCGATGCCATTGACGTAAAACCCAGGCAGAGTCTGAACTTTGACCAAAACATGTCGGCGATAATCAATGAAACCCCCGCAATGACGCCGTCCTGGATAAAAACTGAGAGTCCCTGTCCCTGAAGGACAGCAGGGGTTGGCGGAGATGCGCCGACGGGGAAGGAGAGTGATGAACCTCGTTCAGAAACGATTGGGATACTGGCCCAACGCAGTGACGCGCGCTGAGGCAGCTCGCCTGTTCGCCGGAGGAATGTCGTTGGCGAGCGTGCTGGCACGCTACCCCGACGAGGTAGTCAGCGTGCGGGACGGCGCAACCGTTGAACGCGGAGCGGCCCGACGCGCAATCTGGGCGCACTACGCGCTGGTCCAGGAGGCCGTCGGAGAGCCCGACCTAGACCCCAACGATCACGCCGCGATCGAGCGCTTGGTCAGCGAGTCGACGGTTCCGAAAGGCTGTATTCGGTACGCGGTAGCGGAGTGTCGCACCGGCGCGCACCTGAACTGGTATCGAAAACAGGCACCGGCCAGTTGGCCCGTCTAGGCCGGATGACATGAAGCGGCGAGCGCGTGGGCGTGGCGAGCCTCATTCACCTCGGCCTCGCTAACAGCAGCGTCAGCGAGGCGACTTCATGTTTTTGTCTTTAGAGGTGCGCGACCTCCTCAAACACCTAACTACCGACGTGGCGAGGAATGGCGAACTCGACAAGATCGGTCTTGTTAACAACCACCATTGGCGTCCCATCAAGGAATATGAACGCCATCTCGTCGATGCCTGTGCGATAGGGGGGCCTATCCATGCTGCAAGGTTCATAACGGATCGTTGTAATTAAGTGCCAGGTTTCAGGATCATCAGAGTCTCCATCAACGCGCAACAAGATGGGAAGGCTTGGGTACCAAGGCGAGTAGAGAACCTGAGCTTCGCAGCGCCGGGGCTCAAGGAGAGAAAACGACTGGCCCGTTTCGCAATCGCTATTTCGGCAACGAAGCTCAAACCGGGTGACTATCTCTTCAGTGCTGCGCCTGTCTACGGTGCGATGACATCTGATGTACTGAGGATGGTCACAGGAATCGCAGCGGACGCTGCTGATCTCCCACCCGGAAGTATTCACTCGGTCCCTCCCAGTCTGCACTCGCGCACTTCCGTCGATCTTTCACAACATTGTTCTTGCATTGCTTGACATGACGGGTGCCCCATCTAGCGTCAATGCAGTCTCCCTGGGCGACTCTCGTTGTCCAAATCGCGAGAATGCCTTCCGCTATCATTCACCGGTCGCTTCCTCTCAGCGCGGAATGCCTGGCTTTGCGTCGGATGTTGACGGCCACTCCTGGCAGAAGCCACCTCGGCTGCACGGGCCCGACCTCCTTTCGGCTGTCAGGTCTTCGGGGTAACTTCGCCGTGTCAGACGGATAGGCGAGGAGACCAACCTCAACATGGCGCACACCAACGCAAACCTGATCTGGAAGATTGCCGACCTGCTACGGGGGCCGTATCAGCCCAACCAATACGGCGACGTGATCCTGCCGTTCACCATTTTGCGCCGCCTGGACTGCATCCTTGAGCCGACGAAGGACGAGGTACTCGCCGAGTACAAGAAGATCTCAGCGACCAAGGTCGATCCAGCGGTGTTGTTGAAGGCCAAGTTCAAGCTGCCGTTCTACAACACCTCGAAGTGGAGCTTCGCCTCCCTGATCGGCGACCCCGAGGGCGTGGCCGACAACCT
This genomic stretch from Mycobacterium paragordonae harbors:
- a CDS encoding DNA-binding protein, which produces MAEHCGVDRAEAYQRLLPKLDVRRIGVRGGATPWGRLIRVERGSLLRLCGQPDVAAEVVPRWVTLTQAANYYQVSSHLIHQLIAHEQLDARRIGSGRAIRINRDSLLQLGRIRIWEPP
- a CDS encoding CHAT domain-containing protein; translation: MSASQYQRDVERKRGQRADAEKKAGEYRNKESKCRAEAAKARHAATKTKSESTVRSKLREAERAEEKAASAGREASRWQDRAAGYAKDEIAASSKLSRAQRSEADAAERQRKRDEQRRVQKSPPDGAAIESRIRRVESAVQHVVHQMRTPLPEKLRVLILGASSEGDLRVGREQKRIRAAVQSALHRDLIEIDARPAATANDLLDGLSGFRPHVLHFSGHSNQSLIVFEDERDEPHEGVIVTARAFMRAMRATDGPPVLVVLNACNSAAQIDELVAQVVPFAIGMADSIDDSDAINYAAHLYASIADGQSIRSSHLRAQSALELAGLEGADLPMLACSEQADPANTVLVRPPSAE
- a CDS encoding recombinase family protein, which translates into the protein MAIIGYARVSTSDQNPKLQLDALKQAGAVRIFTDHGVSGAKASRPQLDACVDHLREGDVLTVWKLDRLGRNTQNVLNIVDDLMSRGIGFRSLTEGLHTDGPMGKAMLTIMAAFAQLERDTMIERTRAGLAAAAANGRKGGRPRKVDDAAAAKARNLRDKGINANDIAKMLGVSRATVYRYFGEVPLSSMPLT
- a CDS encoding serine/threonine-protein kinase; its protein translation is MPLTNGETFAGYKIVRLLGSGGMGEVYLAQHPRLPRRDALKVLRPDVSSNPSFRERFIREADLASGLRHPHIVGVHDRGEHEGQLWIAMDYIEGTDANHLLEQRYSAGMPIDLAEMVVTAVARALDYAHKKGVLHRDVKPGNIMVANLDTDDPGILLADFGIARPLDDTGGLTTTNITVGTVAYAAPEQLMGEAMDGRADEYALAATTYHLLTGAQLFPHSNPAVVISRHLNSTPPKLRHHCPDSARFDDVLQIALAKNPADRFPSCSAFAKALRDESPGSGAASAIATRPTAESPAVGSRHAWTIPASIAAIILLIAVLALAFRPWESQQSNSAGTTTPVPTTPTTTSVAPPPPPPMAVPTSAAPAPTVTVTADRPKPKGDQAAFLAQARTLPSAVLVSRYSDCSNAPTAAACATDDNVLALGAQACRAMDRYPNDSVAATRVVYPNYPSGSSYDQALLMIYAADYLCREHANMWAQF
- a CDS encoding helix-turn-helix domain-containing protein, whose amino-acid sequence is MPTRPSQNDPDRVAAWELRRRQVGGRIRKLRAERNLTQETLALRSGVTRNVLIDVELGRRGLLYERLFDIADALGVEAAQLLGE
- a CDS encoding helix-turn-helix domain-containing protein codes for the protein MKRRYITVAETAEYLQASPKTVRRLITDGELTRYRMGSSRRTIRVDLNEVDEQLMRPLHGPPRVRKRRTCSAATRNPLGHSSPQVAVRVCTLGCRSSPGSLPHHMEVALTGQRSLLGNRPMLGAKTALLEKLGQGLPRSFTDDLVNKRNKAVHRGWEPTSDECESAIREALAQVERVFRLPTPPGADSALVCRW